A genomic window from Purpureocillium takamizusanense chromosome 2, complete sequence includes:
- a CDS encoding uncharacterized protein (COG:E~EggNog:ENOG503P71C), which translates to MDADEIQTPRLLLKQLHTNDEGSQDLDWYHRLWSNELATQWSYRGACKTKADSQQWMAGVLSRNATGNKVKTAFAVLPRTTELQSTAPEAVMGIVTLLSSTFRLPSEPAADPEDDGSVVELGYLFHPDSWGHGYATESLRGFLDAYVRQRTARRGSTARPFEIRASAHSDNGASIRVLEKLGFEELGRFEHEGRLPLRKESSKDVVVHLRLRK; encoded by the exons CTGTTGCTCAAGCAGCTCCACACCAACGATGAGGGGAGTCAAGATCTGGACTGGTACCATCGGCTTTGGAGCAACGAACTGGCCACGCAATGGAG TTATCGCGGGGCATGCAAGACCAAGGCAGACAGCCAGCAATGGATGGCGGGGGTCCTCTCGCGCAATGCTACAGGCAACAAGGTCAAAACAGCCTTTGCCGTGCTACCCAGGACGACGGAACTGCAGTCCACCGCCCCTGAAGCAGTAATGGGTATCGTGACGCTCCTCTCGTCAACCTTTCGCCTGCCGTCCGAGCCCGCGGCCGACCCTGAAGACGACGGGAGCGTGGTCGAGCTGGGCTATCTGTTCCACCCAGACTCCTGGGGCCACGGATACGCCACTGAAAGCCTGCGCGGGTTCCTCGACGCATATGTCCGGCAGCGCACGGCTCGGaggggctcgacggccaggcctTTCGAGATCAGGGCCAGCGCGCACAGCGACAACGGCGCGAGCATCCGCGTACTGGAGAAGCTGGGCTTTGAGGAGCTGGGTCGCTTCGAGCACGAGGGGCGGCTACCCCTGAGGAAAGAGTCTTCAAAGGACGTGGTGGTGCACCTGCGCCTGCGGAAATGA
- a CDS encoding uncharacterized protein (COG:S~EggNog:ENOG503PC1B): MLEIVTCCCCGAGIKDEDEAPLAPWMTLYRAVYVEDGRTAPARLSGVSLRRDERQDPPFDCVVLDDDESILDEPTPSTELIRLMRKGFNDPPVPPADSVEEGRWGFPFHSSCWDIMASVVDGLDTSSRGLQALFNVLRSFPCPQGVMYWGHSYLGLYQITADTEFLSTEDALVIDNDYPFELEESSPEEVEAWDPLEEDHLAGKIIQWKEEFVPSRQPSPNPFLTDDVSGGGRLSQLPYEVITEIFAHLRSCDVYNLRLASRRIALMPLADTFFHSRFRVGHEFAHVWEAHDVEDEYRGKWRMIYMNYRAMYHHPALVNRKRVYKLAVAITTLVDQVFGVPCDGTPIPEPEPGSDEVTTDNNGAKGEASTSKWIEDQKQPFLIHTSGFVFRRIHLPDVDKIRSVAVCTVSIFGEKFVSGLQFESIMGQRQNMGYVSESTLQTLTWPECDDHPDGFELYGFHLAIDNEGVRGIAAVTFEQELSAWISDRADIPKRRLVIGRSPPTVSKWPTRLSQISAGFDGLRLLSMSLRSLHCPAPDQDEEGLDQRDSVSWIPDVPPMGLIYGLFTTLSGTSAMRFSTSRPCFVGFFGGPEAVLPDDDKLTITVHINAERRIVGIQTHLLLGDHTNVIGQEAETHNSFQIDFSDGERLTNIIHRRHRYGPDEITIYTSKRRVGRLSAPLASSFGPRPKTPALSFIHDAVGIHGFMENGLLEGIGLVYRPREESEESEEEEEEEEEDDDDDESSDDNS, translated from the exons ATGCTCGAGATCGtgacgtgctgctgctgtggcgcGGGAATCAAGGATGAAGACGAAGCACCACTCGCCCCGTGGATGACACTATACCGGGCCG TCTacgtcgaggatggccgGACTGCTCCCGCGCGCCTCTCGGGCGTCAGCCTGCGCAGGGACGAACGCCAGGATCCCCCATTCGACtgcgtcgtcctcgatgacgatgagTCCATCTTGGATGagcccacgccctcgaccgaGCTCATCCGTCTCATGCGCAAGGGCTTCAATGATCCGCCCGTCCCCCCCGCAGAcagcgtcgaggagggccgcTGGGGCTTTCCGTTTCACTCCTCTTGCTGGGATATCATGGCCAGCGTTGTTGACGGCCTGGACACGTCGAGTCGGGGCCTCCAAGCCCTTTTCAACGTCCTGCGCTCGTTCCCGTGCCCTCAGGGCGTCATGTACTGGGGACACAGCTATCTGGGCCTGTACCAAATCACAGCCGACACCGAGTTCCTCAGCACAGaagacgccctcgtcatcgacaacgACTACCCCTTTGAGCTAGAGGAATCCTCACCTGAAGAAGTTGAAGCCTGGGACCCCTTGGAGGAAGACCATTTGGCTGGCAAGATCATACAGTGGAAGGAGGAATTTGTGCCATCGCGCCAGCCTTCCCCGAACCCGTTTCTCACCGACGacgtctcgggcggcggcaggctcTCGCAGCTGCCGTACGAGGTCATCACCGAAATCTTTGCACATCTCCGGAGCTGCGACGTCTACAACCTACGCCTCGCATCCCGGCGCATCGCTCTCATGCCCCTCGCCGACACCTTTTTCCACTCACGCTTCCGAGTCGGACACGAGTTTGCACACGTCTGGGAGGCgcacgacgtcgaggacgaatATCGTGGCAAGTGGCGCATGATTTACATGAACTACAGAGCCATGTACCACCACCCTGCCCTCGTCAACCGCAAGCGCGTGTAtaagctcgccgtcgccatcaccacgcTGGTCGACCAGGTGTTCGGCGTCCCGTGCGATGGGACACCCATACCCGAGCCGGAACCAGGCTCGGACGAGGTCACGACGGACAACAACggggccaagggcgaggcgtCCACGTCCAAGTGGATCGAAGATCAGAAGCAGCCGTTCCTGATTCATACCAGCGGGTTCGTCTTCCGCCGCATACACCTCCCGGATGTCGACAAGATTCGCTCCGTGGCGGTCTGCACGGTCAGTATCTTCGGCGAGAAGTTCGTGTCTGGACTACAGTTTGAGAGCATCATGGGCCAGAGGCAGAACATGGGCTACGTCTCCGAGTCCACCCTCCAAACCCTTACCTGGCCTGAGTGTGACGACCACCCCGACGGCTTCGAACTGTACGGATTCCACCTGGCCATCGACAATGAGGGCGTGCGAGGCATCGCCGCGGTAACTTTCGAGCAAGAGCTGTCGGCGTGGATTAGCGATCGCGCCGACATACCCAAGAGACGCCTGGTCATCGGACGAAGCCCTCCCACGGTTTCCAagtggccgacgaggcttTCGCAAATTTCGGCCGGATTCGAT GGTCTGAGGCTTCTGTCCATGTCGCTACGCAGCCTGCACTGCCCCGCGCCGGACCAGGACGAGGAAGGCCTGGACCAGCGCGACTCAGTCAGCTGGATCCCGGACGTGCCCCCGATGGGCCTCATCTACGGGCTCTTCACTACATTGAGTGGCACGTCTGCTATGAGGttctcgacgtcgaggccgtgctTCGTGGGCTTCTTCGGAGGGCCCGAGGCCGtcctccccgacgacgacaagctcaCCATCACGGTGCACATCAACGCCGAGAGACGCATCGTCGGGATCCAGACGCACTTACTCCTCGGCGACCACACGAATGTGATTGGGCAGGAGGCGGAAACGCACAACAGTTTCCAGATCGACTTTTCCGACGGCGAACGCCTCACAAACATAATACACCGGCGCCACCGATATGGCCCAGACGAAATCACC ATTTACACGAGCAAACGGCGCGTCGGACGGCTGTCGGCCCCGCTGGCGTCGTCCTTCGGGCCGCGACCCAAGACTCCTGCTTTGTCGTTTATACACGACGCCGTGGGCATACACGGCTTCATG GAAAACGGCCTGCTTGAGGGAATTGGCCTGGTGTACCGTCCGAGGGAAGAGTCGGAAGAGtcggaagaggaggaggaggaggaggaggaggacgacgacgacgatgagtcGTCAGATGATAACAGTTGA